In the genome of Altererythrobacter sp. TH136, one region contains:
- the gap gene encoding type I glyceraldehyde-3-phosphate dehydrogenase, which produces MATKVAINGFGRIGRLVARAILERTDHDLELVSINDLADTKSNALLFGFDSTHGRFPGTVETDGNDLVVNGRHIKVTAERDPGNLPHGANGVDLVLECTGFFQSDEASRPHLSAGAKRVLISAPATGVSKTIVFGVNQDTLTADDVIVSNASCTTNCLAPVAKVLNDAIGIERGFMTTIHSYTNDQRMLDQIHSDLRRARAGAMNMIPTTTGAARAVGLVLPELKGKLDGSSVRVPTPNVSLIDLAFTPGRDTTREEINEALKAAADGPMKGVLDFTDQPLVSSDFNHYPASSTVDSLETAVLEGKLARVVSWYDNEWGFSNRMIDTAGVMAKFI; this is translated from the coding sequence ATGGCGACCAAGGTTGCGATCAACGGGTTCGGACGCATTGGACGGCTGGTGGCGCGCGCCATCCTGGAGCGCACCGATCACGATCTGGAACTGGTTTCGATCAATGACCTGGCCGACACCAAGTCGAACGCGCTGTTGTTCGGGTTCGACAGCACCCACGGGCGTTTCCCCGGCACGGTCGAGACTGATGGCAACGATCTCGTCGTGAACGGCCGGCACATCAAAGTGACCGCGGAGCGTGATCCCGGTAACCTGCCGCATGGTGCCAACGGCGTCGACCTGGTGCTTGAATGCACAGGCTTTTTCCAGTCGGACGAAGCGAGCCGGCCGCATCTGTCAGCTGGCGCCAAGCGCGTGTTGATCTCCGCGCCGGCAACCGGCGTTTCGAAGACGATCGTGTTCGGGGTGAACCAGGACACGCTCACCGCAGATGACGTCATCGTATCGAACGCAAGCTGCACCACGAACTGCCTGGCGCCCGTCGCCAAGGTGCTGAACGACGCGATCGGCATCGAACGCGGGTTCATGACGACAATCCACAGCTACACCAACGACCAGCGCATGCTGGATCAGATCCACTCGGACTTGCGCCGGGCGCGGGCGGGGGCGATGAACATGATCCCCACGACCACCGGCGCCGCGCGCGCGGTCGGTCTGGTTCTGCCAGAGCTGAAAGGCAAGCTCGATGGCTCGAGCGTCCGCGTGCCGACGCCGAACGTGTCGCTGATCGACCTGGCGTTCACGCCGGGCCGAGACACCACGAGGGAAGAGATCAACGAGGCGCTGAAGGCGGCCGCGGATGGGCCGATGAAGGGCGTGCTCGATTTCACGGATCAGCCGCTGGTTTCGAGCGATTTCAACCACTACCCGGCGTCCTCTACGGTCGATTCGCTGGAAACGGCCGTGCTTGAAGGCAAGCTGGCGCGGGTCGTGAGCTGGTACGACAACGAGTGGGGTTTCTCCAATCGGATGATCGACACCGCCGGGGTCATGGCGAAGTTCATCTGA
- a CDS encoding phosphoglycerate kinase yields MASFKTLDDLPDDLSGKVALVRVDLNLPMNEGRASDLTRVEASAPTILELADAGAKVLLLAHFGRPKGERYSTMSTSVVQGDLERVLGREVMFISELSGPVVEQSIGILRPGDIGLLDNVRFWPGEEANDPEFARAIAANGDFYVNDAFSAAHRAHASTEGLAHLLPAYAGRAMEKELKALDAALGNPEAPVAAVVGGAKVSSKLAVLENLVGRVQHLIIGGGMANTFLAARGVGVGKSLCEHELAPTVNAILDRADHAGCTVHLPYDVVVAKEFAANPPSMRICNVHEVAADEMILDVGPAAVEALADVLKTCRTLVWNGPLGAFETDPFDAATVSLARIAAALTQDGSLVSVAGGGDTVAALNHAGAAADFTYVSTAGGAFLEWMEGRELPGVKALEQ; encoded by the coding sequence ATGGCCAGCTTCAAGACGCTCGACGACCTGCCGGATGATCTCTCCGGCAAGGTTGCTCTGGTACGCGTAGACCTAAACCTGCCGATGAACGAAGGCCGGGCGAGCGACCTCACCCGGGTGGAGGCGAGCGCGCCGACGATCCTCGAACTGGCGGACGCCGGCGCCAAGGTGCTGTTGTTGGCCCATTTCGGACGCCCGAAAGGTGAGCGCTATTCGACGATGAGCACCAGCGTCGTGCAGGGCGACCTCGAACGTGTGCTGGGCCGCGAGGTCATGTTCATCTCGGAATTGTCAGGACCGGTGGTCGAACAATCGATCGGCATCTTGCGTCCCGGCGACATCGGGTTGCTCGACAACGTCCGGTTCTGGCCGGGCGAAGAAGCCAACGATCCTGAATTTGCCCGCGCTATCGCGGCGAACGGCGACTTTTATGTGAACGACGCCTTTTCCGCCGCGCACCGGGCGCACGCCTCGACCGAAGGCCTGGCGCATCTGCTGCCGGCCTATGCCGGGCGCGCGATGGAAAAGGAGCTGAAGGCCCTCGACGCGGCGCTCGGCAATCCGGAAGCGCCCGTCGCCGCGGTAGTTGGCGGGGCGAAGGTTTCGAGCAAGCTGGCCGTGCTGGAAAACCTGGTGGGCCGCGTGCAGCACCTGATCATCGGCGGCGGCATGGCCAACACCTTCCTCGCCGCACGCGGGGTCGGTGTGGGCAAGAGCCTGTGCGAGCACGAACTGGCGCCGACGGTGAACGCGATCCTTGACCGTGCCGATCATGCCGGCTGCACGGTGCATCTGCCATACGACGTGGTGGTCGCGAAGGAATTCGCCGCCAATCCGCCGTCCATGCGGATCTGCAACGTTCACGAGGTCGCGGCCGACGAAATGATCCTCGACGTGGGTCCGGCTGCGGTCGAGGCGCTGGCTGACGTTCTCAAGACCTGCCGCACGCTGGTCTGGAATGGACCGCTCGGCGCGTTCGAGACCGATCCGTTCGATGCCGCAACCGTATCGCTGGCCCGCATCGCTGCCGCCCTGACGCAGGACGGCAGCCTGGTATCTGTGGCAGGTGGCGGCGATACGGTGGCCGCGCTGAATCACGCGGGCGCGGCGGCGGATTTTACCTATGTTTCCACCGCCGGTGGCGCGTTCCTGGAGTGGATGGAAGGGCGCGAATTGCCGGGCGTGAAGGCGCTGGAGCAATGA
- a CDS encoding PaaI family thioesterase, which yields MSEEKSQTSHGPIEVTEGEFAGWMNWPHDAFETRAGPFYFRNDENGQAVCAFRAEQKHMNGGGFMHGGCLMTFADFALFSIAHNELRDNFAVTLSMTSEFLDPSRVGQWMEARGEVVRAGGKTIFVRGTITADGKPVFTFTGIIRKVGKRS from the coding sequence ATGAGCGAGGAAAAGTCGCAAACGTCGCACGGGCCGATCGAGGTTACCGAGGGCGAATTCGCCGGATGGATGAACTGGCCGCACGACGCGTTCGAAACCCGCGCGGGACCGTTCTATTTCCGCAACGACGAGAACGGCCAGGCCGTCTGCGCTTTCCGCGCTGAGCAGAAGCACATGAACGGCGGGGGGTTCATGCACGGCGGCTGCCTGATGACCTTCGCCGATTTCGCGCTGTTCTCGATCGCGCACAACGAATTGCGGGACAATTTCGCTGTCACGCTGAGCATGACCTCGGAGTTCCTCGACCCATCGCGCGTGGGTCAGTGGATGGAAGCGCGCGGAGAGGTTGTGCGGGCCGGCGGCAAGACGATTTTCGTGCGCGGCACAATTACAGCCGACGGCAAACCGGTATTCACCTTCACCGGGATCATCCGCAAGGTCGGCAAACGCAGCTAG
- a CDS encoding fructose bisphosphate aldolase, with the protein MNTDDMTRRIATGEGFIAALDQSGGSTPKALTGYGIEDGAWSDEDEMFGLIHAMRERIIESPCFGGGKVIGAILFEKTMDGMSGGKPVPERLAERGVVPFLKVDKGLEDEADGVQLMKPMPELESLLGRARDKGVFGTKMRSVIKSNQASGIERIVRQQFEEGKRIVAAGLMPILEPEYDIKASDRAEGERVLLQAISRELDALPEGQQVMLKLSIPVEANLYQPLINHPKVLRVVALSGGYSTEEACAKLAENQGMIASFSRGLLQDLRHQQSDEEFDATLGSAIDQIHLASVR; encoded by the coding sequence ATGAATACCGACGACATGACCCGCCGCATCGCCACGGGTGAAGGCTTCATCGCCGCACTCGACCAGTCCGGCGGTTCCACACCGAAGGCGCTGACCGGCTACGGCATCGAGGACGGCGCCTGGTCCGACGAGGACGAGATGTTCGGCCTGATCCACGCGATGCGTGAGCGGATCATCGAAAGCCCCTGCTTCGGCGGCGGCAAGGTGATCGGCGCGATCCTGTTCGAAAAAACCATGGACGGCATGAGCGGCGGCAAGCCGGTGCCCGAACGGCTCGCCGAGCGCGGAGTGGTGCCGTTTCTCAAGGTCGACAAGGGCCTGGAGGACGAGGCGGATGGTGTGCAGCTGATGAAGCCGATGCCGGAACTGGAAAGCCTGCTTGGCCGCGCGCGCGACAAGGGCGTGTTCGGCACCAAGATGCGCAGCGTGATCAAGTCCAACCAGGCCAGCGGCATCGAGCGAATCGTTCGCCAGCAGTTCGAGGAAGGGAAGCGCATCGTCGCCGCTGGGTTGATGCCGATCCTCGAGCCCGAATACGACATCAAGGCAAGCGACCGGGCTGAGGGTGAGAGGGTGCTATTGCAGGCGATAAGCCGCGAACTCGACGCGCTGCCCGAAGGCCAGCAGGTAATGCTCAAGCTGTCGATCCCGGTGGAAGCCAATCTCTACCAGCCGCTGATCAACCACCCCAAGGTGCTGCGCGTGGTCGCGCTTTCGGGCGGGTATTCAACGGAAGAAGCGTGCGCCAAGCTGGCGGAGAACCAGGGCATGATCGCCAGCTTCAGCCGGGGCTTGCTGCAGGACCTGCGCCACCAGCAGAGCGACGAGGAATTCGACGCCACGCTCGGTTCGGCGATCGACCAAATCCACCTCGCCTCCGTCCGCTAG
- the thiE gene encoding thiamine phosphate synthase, giving the protein MSAPSQPNTHAVSHCHLYLISPLDVTGDFPARLERALAAGHVAAFQFRVKAIDQHAAAALAAPLQAICAAHECAFIVNDDIGLAKRLSADGVHLGQADGDVRDAREQLGRDSQIGVTCHASRHLALEAGEAGADYVAFGSFFPSTTKASEHRPELAVLEWWQQMVEIPCVAIGGITPDNCGPLVKAGADFLAVSAAVWTGDEEANVRAFKRAIAEANA; this is encoded by the coding sequence GTGAGCGCGCCAAGCCAACCGAACACCCATGCCGTATCGCACTGTCACCTTTACCTCATTTCGCCGCTGGACGTGACGGGTGACTTTCCGGCCCGGCTTGAACGGGCGCTGGCCGCCGGCCACGTGGCGGCGTTCCAGTTTCGGGTGAAGGCCATTGATCAGCACGCGGCCGCAGCGCTGGCGGCGCCGCTCCAGGCCATCTGCGCGGCGCATGAATGCGCTTTCATCGTGAACGACGACATCGGGCTCGCCAAGCGCCTGAGTGCCGACGGGGTGCATCTGGGCCAAGCGGACGGCGATGTGCGAGATGCGCGCGAACAACTCGGGCGAGACTCCCAGATCGGGGTGACCTGCCACGCCAGTCGCCATTTGGCGCTGGAAGCGGGCGAAGCGGGCGCGGACTACGTCGCGTTCGGCAGCTTCTTCCCCAGCACGACCAAGGCCAGCGAGCATCGGCCTGAGTTGGCAGTCCTGGAATGGTGGCAGCAGATGGTCGAGATTCCGTGCGTGGCGATCGGCGGAATCACGCCTGACAACTGTGGTCCGCTGGTGAAGGCGGGCGCGGACTTTCTGGCTGTTTCGGCCGCGGTGTGGACTGGCGACGAGGAAGCCAACGTCCGTGCATTCAAGCGCGCCATCGCAGAGGCCAACGCCTAA
- a CDS encoding L,D-transpeptidase family protein yields the protein MRSFIAAASAFALAACGFNGTDRDNDAGAEADRAVNATTENLADTMASHDGGDAASDVPDIPDVDARPVMQAQVVLDRQGFGPGVIDGKMGMSTENALNGFQEANGLPVTGELDEATRSKLSQWQSIPATRVVRIPADWGNEQYMRTPDEPEDQAKLERLGYQNLDERLAERFHTTVDVLKSLNPGGRPAGMMADSAAAGGASPSATATPGPTGSASPTPSPSATASGAADLAPLPSTFTAGKLIRVPNIGADRIAPGSVKDAKWQQTLQSLGVGTDQPKAAKVVVSKSKGTLKAFDQGGKLIALFTVTSGSSRDPLPLGEWKINAVAHNPPFNYNPDLFWDAEATDEKATLPPGPNGPVGVVWIDLSKEHYGIHGTPEPQTIGRAESHGCVRLTNWDAARLAQMVSTDTQVIFEK from the coding sequence ATGCGCTCTTTCATCGCCGCCGCTTCAGCTTTCGCGCTTGCCGCCTGTGGCTTCAACGGCACGGATCGAGACAACGATGCCGGGGCAGAGGCCGACCGTGCGGTGAATGCGACCACCGAGAACCTGGCCGACACGATGGCTTCGCACGACGGAGGGGACGCCGCTTCGGACGTGCCTGACATCCCTGACGTAGACGCGCGTCCGGTGATGCAGGCTCAGGTCGTGCTTGATCGGCAAGGGTTCGGGCCTGGCGTGATCGATGGCAAGATGGGCATGTCGACTGAAAACGCTCTCAACGGTTTCCAGGAAGCCAACGGCCTGCCGGTTACAGGCGAACTGGACGAAGCGACCAGGTCCAAGCTCAGTCAGTGGCAGTCCATCCCTGCAACGCGGGTAGTGCGCATTCCGGCGGACTGGGGGAATGAGCAGTACATGCGCACCCCCGATGAGCCGGAAGATCAGGCGAAGCTGGAGCGGCTGGGATATCAGAATCTCGATGAACGTCTGGCCGAGCGGTTCCACACCACGGTTGACGTGCTCAAGTCATTGAACCCGGGCGGAAGGCCCGCAGGCATGATGGCCGATTCAGCGGCAGCCGGGGGAGCTAGCCCTTCAGCCACGGCAACGCCCGGGCCGACCGGCAGCGCCTCGCCAACTCCCTCCCCATCGGCGACCGCATCGGGCGCGGCGGACCTAGCGCCGCTGCCATCGACCTTTACCGCAGGAAAGCTGATCCGCGTACCGAACATCGGTGCCGATCGCATCGCTCCGGGTTCGGTCAAGGATGCCAAGTGGCAGCAGACGCTGCAAAGTCTGGGTGTCGGTACGGATCAGCCGAAGGCCGCAAAGGTTGTTGTGAGCAAGAGCAAGGGCACGCTGAAAGCGTTCGATCAGGGCGGCAAGCTGATTGCGCTGTTCACCGTGACCTCCGGATCGAGCCGCGACCCGCTTCCGCTCGGCGAATGGAAGATCAACGCAGTCGCCCATAATCCGCCGTTCAACTACAATCCCGACCTGTTCTGGGATGCCGAGGCGACGGATGAAAAAGCCACTTTGCCGCCGGGTCCGAACGGTCCGGTCGGGGTCGTCTGGATTGACCTTAGCAAGGAACACTATGGGATCCACGGCACGCCCGAGCCGCAGACCATTGGCCGCGCAGAATCTCACGGCTGCGTGCGACTCACCAACTGGGATGCGGCGCGACTGGCGCAGATGGTAAGCACCGATACCCAGGTGATTTTCGAGAAATAG
- a CDS encoding M23 family metallopeptidase, which produces MHQLDRLLTIVVTATLTSAVWIVAGGTIMQQANFASGGEAPQSAANASRGVQQSDRQLAGRSVMAPARGATLVVPVVGKTAADLTDTFTQARGGGTRVHDAIDVMAAEGTPIIAAAPGRIEKLFTSKAGGLTIYVRSPDQRTIYYYAHLRNYAPGLREGQKVTAGQRLGSVGHTGNADPAGPHLHFAVLQTHPGARWSEPATAINPYPLLGGK; this is translated from the coding sequence TTGCACCAGCTCGATCGGCTGCTGACGATTGTGGTGACCGCGACACTGACGTCAGCGGTCTGGATCGTGGCGGGTGGGACGATCATGCAGCAAGCGAATTTCGCGAGCGGAGGAGAGGCGCCCCAGTCTGCTGCGAATGCTTCCCGCGGCGTGCAGCAATCGGACCGGCAGTTGGCTGGTCGATCGGTCATGGCTCCGGCACGCGGCGCAACGCTCGTGGTGCCGGTAGTCGGCAAGACTGCCGCCGATTTGACCGACACTTTTACTCAGGCGCGCGGCGGAGGGACGCGGGTGCATGACGCGATTGACGTCATGGCGGCGGAAGGAACGCCCATCATCGCCGCGGCGCCGGGACGGATCGAAAAGCTGTTCACATCGAAAGCCGGCGGGCTGACGATCTACGTCCGTTCACCCGACCAGCGGACGATCTACTATTATGCCCACCTCAGAAACTATGCGCCGGGACTGCGCGAAGGTCAGAAGGTGACCGCCGGCCAGCGGCTTGGCAGCGTAGGGCACACCGGTAATGCTGATCCGGCAGGGCCGCATCTTCATTTCGCGGTGCTGCAGACGCACCCGGGAGCGAGGTGGTCGGAGCCGGCTACCGCCATCAACCCGTATCCCTTGCTGGGTGGGAAGTAG
- a CDS encoding elongation factor P, protein MTSHFFAVLLLATAGFGTAAHAEGKLGTLPHGRYVCELPGDAAGLASRPVDKAWFEITNASTYVTETGKGTYLLSGDDVVFTRGPMRGARFERVSPKRLQRTNLEGEFAKMRCVRTGSSR, encoded by the coding sequence ATGACGAGCCACTTTTTCGCTGTACTGCTGCTCGCGACCGCGGGTTTCGGAACCGCCGCCCACGCCGAAGGCAAGCTCGGCACCCTGCCGCACGGCCGCTATGTCTGCGAGCTTCCGGGCGATGCGGCGGGGCTGGCATCGCGACCGGTCGACAAGGCCTGGTTCGAAATCACCAATGCGTCGACCTACGTGACTGAAACCGGCAAGGGCACCTATCTACTGTCCGGCGACGACGTGGTGTTCACCCGCGGCCCCATGCGGGGTGCCCGGTTTGAACGGGTCAGCCCCAAACGGCTTCAGCGCACGAACCTTGAAGGCGAATTCGCCAAGATGCGCTGCGTGCGCACCGGGTCATCGCGCTAG
- the efp gene encoding elongation factor P, translating to MKISGVDIRPGNILEYDGGIWKVAKIQHTQPGKGGAYMQVEMKNLQDGRKTNVRFRSADTIERVRLDQKAYQYLYADGEMLVFMDKDSYEQITLPADLVGEAAAFLQDGMEVDLELWDEKPISVALPSQIEATIVEADAVVKGQTASSSYKPAILDNGVRVMVPPHIGSGTRIVVDVYERTYVGKAG from the coding sequence ATGAAAATCTCCGGCGTGGACATTCGTCCCGGTAACATCCTCGAATACGACGGCGGGATCTGGAAGGTGGCCAAGATCCAGCACACCCAGCCCGGCAAGGGGGGGGCGTACATGCAGGTCGAGATGAAGAACCTGCAGGACGGCCGCAAAACCAACGTCCGTTTCCGCAGCGCCGACACGATCGAGCGCGTGCGCCTGGACCAGAAGGCGTATCAGTATCTCTACGCCGATGGCGAGATGCTGGTGTTCATGGACAAGGATTCGTACGAACAGATCACTCTGCCCGCCGACCTGGTGGGAGAGGCAGCAGCGTTCCTGCAGGACGGCATGGAAGTCGACCTGGAACTGTGGGATGAGAAGCCGATCTCGGTCGCGCTACCCAGCCAGATCGAAGCCACCATCGTCGAAGCTGATGCGGTGGTTAAGGGGCAGACGGCGTCCTCGAGCTACAAGCCTGCGATCCTCGACAATGGCGTGCGCGTGATGGTGCCGCCGCATATCGGCAGCGGCACGCGGATCGTGGTCGACGTCTATGAGCGGACCTACGTCGGCAAGGCTGGTTAA
- a CDS encoding inositol monophosphatase family protein yields the protein MAAISGLIRVMEKAARKAGGKLRRDFGEVEHLQVSRKGPADFVSKADQISERTIYDELLHARPDWGFELEEGGTIEGKPGMPRWVVDPLDGTSNFLHGIPHFAISIAAQEPKPDGSGWGEVIAGVVYQPITDETFWAEKTRGAWLQDKRLRVSSRKNMADALVATGIPYGGHGDFGEWTRVLAAIGPQVAGIRRFGAASLDLAWVAAGRFDGFWESDLAAWDTAAGCLLVREAGGFVTDYRGRSLPVCDRQVLAANDGLHSKLHKNLAGALKG from the coding sequence ATGGCGGCGATTTCGGGCCTGATCCGTGTGATGGAGAAAGCCGCGCGCAAGGCGGGCGGAAAACTGCGGCGCGATTTCGGCGAGGTCGAGCACCTCCAGGTCAGCCGCAAGGGACCGGCCGATTTCGTGTCGAAGGCCGATCAGATTTCCGAACGGACGATCTACGACGAACTGCTCCACGCGCGGCCCGACTGGGGGTTCGAACTGGAAGAAGGCGGCACGATCGAAGGCAAGCCGGGGATGCCGCGCTGGGTGGTCGATCCGCTCGACGGCACCAGCAACTTCCTTCACGGTATCCCGCATTTCGCGATTTCGATCGCCGCGCAGGAACCCAAGCCGGATGGGTCGGGCTGGGGCGAAGTGATTGCCGGCGTGGTCTATCAGCCGATCACTGACGAGACCTTCTGGGCGGAAAAGACCCGTGGCGCCTGGCTGCAGGACAAGCGGCTGAGAGTGTCGAGCAGGAAGAACATGGCGGATGCTCTCGTCGCCACCGGCATACCCTATGGCGGGCATGGCGACTTTGGGGAATGGACGCGCGTGCTGGCAGCCATCGGCCCGCAAGTAGCCGGCATCCGGCGCTTCGGTGCCGCATCCCTCGATCTGGCATGGGTCGCCGCCGGACGTTTCGACGGTTTCTGGGAGAGCGATCTTGCCGCATGGGACACGGCGGCCGGCTGTTTGCTGGTGCGCGAAGCGGGTGGGTTCGTGACCGATTACCGGGGTCGCTCCTTGCCAGTATGCGATCGGCAGGTTCTGGCCGCGAACGACGGCCTTCATTCCAAGCTGCACAAGAACCTCGCCGGCGCACTTAAGGGCTGA
- a CDS encoding SLC13 family permease, whose product MNVDEILTLIVLAAVVAALIWDVVRPDVVALSGAAVLLMTGVVRPIEVQGAFASPAIIALASLFVIAYALELSGLLDRAITAGVKSCKRAGAAGIWMLLSAIGVVSCFLNSTPIVVLGAPVIRDVAKALKLSPKRYLMPLSYISVLTGCCTLIGTSTNLLVDDMASIAGQPRFGIFEITPVGVPMAIIGGLYLFLFSGRLLKKSINEDGAEEEKKEDTRRGLASLAAAGTDDVHVQVGHAELFAEPRPFQPIKAAIASAIFLGAIAAAALNIAPIAASAFAGAVLLILLKVITPDEAYGGLKPDILILIAGMVVIGIAMEESGLADAATRILIGSTDEISPLAALIVLYLVTMILTELLSNATVAVLVTPIAVALAESLGVSPRPFLVAVMMAGSAAFATPFGYQTNVIVYQMAGYRYTDFLRVGLPLNAITGIVAIVAIHFAFPF is encoded by the coding sequence GTGAACGTCGACGAGATCCTCACCCTCATAGTGCTCGCGGCAGTGGTCGCGGCTTTGATCTGGGACGTCGTTCGACCGGACGTGGTAGCCCTAAGCGGCGCCGCGGTTCTGCTCATGACGGGCGTCGTCCGCCCGATCGAAGTTCAGGGCGCGTTCGCCAGTCCGGCCATTATCGCGCTCGCCTCGCTATTCGTCATTGCTTATGCGCTGGAACTGTCTGGCTTGCTCGACCGCGCGATCACGGCCGGGGTCAAGTCGTGCAAGCGCGCGGGAGCCGCGGGCATATGGATGCTCCTCTCGGCGATCGGGGTCGTCTCCTGCTTCCTCAACAGCACTCCGATCGTCGTACTCGGCGCGCCCGTGATCCGCGACGTGGCAAAGGCGCTCAAGCTTTCGCCGAAGCGGTATCTCATGCCGTTGTCGTATATCTCGGTGCTGACCGGATGTTGCACGCTCATCGGCACCTCGACCAATCTGCTCGTCGACGACATGGCGAGTATTGCCGGCCAGCCACGCTTCGGAATTTTCGAGATCACCCCGGTGGGAGTGCCGATGGCAATCATCGGCGGACTCTACCTGTTTCTTTTCAGCGGCCGGCTGCTGAAAAAGTCGATCAACGAAGACGGCGCGGAGGAGGAAAAGAAGGAAGATACGCGACGCGGTCTCGCCAGCCTTGCCGCCGCCGGGACCGATGACGTTCACGTGCAGGTCGGGCATGCGGAACTGTTTGCCGAGCCCCGCCCGTTCCAGCCGATCAAGGCGGCGATCGCCTCGGCCATCTTCCTTGGCGCGATTGCCGCCGCGGCCTTGAATATCGCTCCCATCGCGGCGAGCGCCTTCGCCGGCGCCGTCCTGCTGATCCTGCTCAAGGTCATCACCCCCGACGAAGCGTATGGCGGGCTCAAACCGGATATCCTGATCCTGATCGCGGGTATGGTCGTGATCGGGATCGCGATGGAAGAAAGCGGATTGGCCGATGCCGCCACCCGGATTCTCATCGGATCGACCGACGAGATCAGCCCGCTTGCGGCGCTGATCGTGCTTTATCTCGTGACGATGATCCTGACCGAACTTTTGTCCAATGCGACCGTGGCGGTGCTGGTCACGCCGATCGCGGTCGCGCTCGCGGAAAGCCTCGGCGTCAGTCCTCGCCCGTTCCTGGTCGCAGTGATGATGGCCGGAAGCGCCGCCTTCGCGACGCCGTTCGGCTATCAGACGAACGTCATCGTCTATCAAATGGCGGGTTATCGCTACACCGACTTCCTGCGCGTCGGCCTGCCCCTGAACGCAATCACCGGGATAGTGGCGATCGTCGCCATCCACTTCGCCTTCCCGTTCTAG